The Symphalangus syndactylus isolate Jambi chromosome 16, NHGRI_mSymSyn1-v2.1_pri, whole genome shotgun sequence genome has a window encoding:
- the PTTG2 gene encoding securin-2: MATVIYVDMEIGEPGTHVAAKDGPKLESRPSVKALDGISQVLTPRFGKTFDAPSALPKATRRVLGTVNRATEKSIKNNGPSKQKQPSFSAKKMTEKTVKTKSSVPASDDAYPEIEKFFPFNPLDFESFDLPEEHQIAHLPLSGVPIMILDEEGQLEKLFQLGPPSPVKMPSPPWECNLFAVSFKHSVNPGC, encoded by the coding sequence ATGGCTACTGTGATCTATGTTGATATGGAAATTGGAGAACCAGGCACCCATGTGGCTGCTAAGGATGGGCCAAAGCTGGAGTCTAGACCTTCAGTCAAAGCCTTAGATGGGATATCTCAAGTTTTAACACCACGTTTTGGCAAAACGTTCGATGCTCCATCAGCCTTACCTAAAGCTACCAGAAGGGTTTTGGGAACTGTCAACAGAGCTACAGAAAAGTCAATAAAGAACAATGGACCCAGCAAACAAAAACAGCCAAGCTTTTCTGCCAAAAAGATGACCGAGAAGACTGTTAAAACGAAAAGCTCTGTTCCTGCCTCAGATGACGCCtatccagaaatagaaaaattttttcCCTTCAATCCTCTAGACTTTGAGAGTTTTGACCTGCCTGAAGAGCACCAGATTGCACACCTCCCCTTGAGTGGAGTGCCTATCATGATCCTTGATGAGGAGGGACAGCTTGAAAAGCTGTTTCAGTTGGGCCCCCCTTCACCTGTGAAGATGCCCTCTCCACCATGGGAATGCAATCTGTTTGCAGTCTCCTTCAAGCATTCTGTCAACCCTGGATGTTGA